A region from the Canis aureus isolate CA01 chromosome 8, VMU_Caureus_v.1.0, whole genome shotgun sequence genome encodes:
- the ELAPOR1 gene encoding endosome/lysosome-associated apoptosis and autophagy regulator 1 isoform X3 — MAEPRRSLHPSAGGTGRTERRTLRLLRLLLWVGTAVQVTRGAGPELHACKESEYHYEYTACDSTGSRWRVAVPHTPGLCTSLPDPVKGTECSFSCRAGEFLDMKDQSCKPCAEGRYSLGTGIRFDEWDELPHGFASLSTNMEIEDSTTESMENCTASKWVPLGDYISSNTDECTATLMYAVNLKQSGTVNFEYYYPDSSIIFEFFVQNDQCQPNVDDSRWMKTTEKGWEFHSVELNRGNNVLYWRTTAFSVGSKVSKPVLVRNIAITGVAYTSECFPCKPGTYADKQGSSFCELCPANSYSNKGETSCHPCDPDKYSEKGSSSCKVRPACTDKDYFYTHTACDANGETQLMYKWAQPKICGEDLEGAVKLPASGVKTRCPPCNPGFFKTNNSTCEPCPYGSYSNGSDCSHCPAGTEPAVGFEYKWWNTLPSNMETTVLSGINFEYKGMTGWEVAGDHIYTAVGASDNDFMILTLVVPGFRPPQSVMADTENKEVARITFVFETICSVNCELYFMVGVNSRTNTPVETWKGSKGKQSYTYIIEENATMSFTWAFQRTTFHETGRKYTNDVAKIYSINVTNVMDGVASYCRPCALEASDMGSSCTSCPAGFYIDRDSGTCHSCPPNTILKAHQPYGIQACIPCGPGTKSNKIHSLCYNDCTFSIGTPTRVLDYNFLALANTVSLAGGPSFTSKGLKYFHHFTLSLCGNQGKKMSVCADNVTDLRIPEGESGFSKSITAYVCQAVIIPPEVTGYKAGVSSQPVSLADRLIGVTTDMTLDGITSPAELFHPESLGIPDVIFFYRSNDVTQSCSFGRSTTIRVRCSPLKPAPGSLSLPSTCSDGTCDGCNFHFLWESLAACPLCSPADYHAIVSSCVAGIQKTTYVWREPKLCVGGISLPEQRVTICKTIDFWLKVGISAGTCTAILLTVLTCYFWKKNQKLEYKYSKLVMNATLKDCDLPAADSCAIMEGEDVEDDLIFTSKKSLFGKIKSFTSKLMDCLGLLTSRRSIEPSTLGLLMDLTPCH; from the exons CCTTCTCCTGCAGAGCTGGGGAGTTTCTGGACATGAAGGACCAGTCCTGTAAGCCTTGCGCTGAGGGCCGCTACTCCCTCGGCACAGGCATCCGGTTTGACGAGTGGGATGAGCTGCCCCATGGCTTTGCCAGCCTCTCAACTAACATGGAGATTGAGGACAGCACCACTGAGTCCATGGAGAACTGCACTGC GTCCAAGTGGGTTCCCCTGGGTGACTACATCTCTTCCAACACGGACGAATGCACAGCCACGCTGATGTACGCTGTCAACCTGAAGCAGTCTGGCACTGTCAACTTCGAATACTATTAcccagactccagcatcatctttgAGTTTTTT GTTCAGAATGACCAGTGCCAGCCTAATGTAGATGACTCCAGGTGGATGAAAACCACAGAGAAAGGATGGGAATTCCACAGT GTCGAGCTAAACCGAGGCAATAATGTCCTCTATTGGAGAACCACAGCCTTCTCAGTGGGGTCCAAAGTCTCCAAGCCTGTGCTGGTGAGAAACATCGCCATCACAG GGGTGGCCTACACTTCAGAATGCTTCCCCTGCAAACCTGGCACATATGCAGACAAGCAGGGCTCTTCTTTTTGCGAACTTTGCCCAGCCAACTCTTATTCAAACAAGGGAGAAACTTCTTGCCACCCGTGTGACCCTGACAAATACTCAG AAAAGGGATCCTCTTCCTGCAAAGTGCGCCCAGCCTGCACGGACAAAGATTACTTCTATACTCACACAGCTTGTGATGCCAACGGAGAG ACACAGCTCATGTACAAATGGGCCCAGCCGAAAATCTGTGGTGAGGATCTCGAGGGGGCTGTGAAGCTGCCTGCCTCTGGCGTGAAGACCCGCTGCCCACCCTGCAACCCAGGCTTTTTCAAAACCAACAACAGCACCTGCGAGCCCTGCCCTTATGGCTCTTACTCCAACGGCTCTG ATTGCAGCCACTGCCCAGCTGGGACTGAGCCGGCCGTGGGATTTGAATACAAATGGTGGAACACGCTGCCCTCAAACATGGAAACCACCGTTCTCAGTGGGATCAACTTTGAGTACAAGGGCATGACTG GCTGGGAGGTGGCTGGTGATCACATTTACACGGCTGTTGGAGCCTCAGACAATGACTTCATGATTCTCACTCTGGTTGTGCCAGGATTCAG ACCTCCACAGTCGGTGATGGCAGACACAGAGAATAAAGAGGTGGCCAGGATCACATTTGTCTTTGAGACCATCTGTTCTGTGAACTGTGAGCTCTACTTCATGGTG GGTGTGAATTCTAGGACCAACACTCCCGTGGAGACATGGAAAGGTTCCAAAGGCAAACAGTCCTACACCTATATCATCGAGGAGAATGCTACCATGAGCTTCACCTGGGCCTTCCAGAGGACCACTTTTCATGAGACA GGCAGGAAGTACACCAATGACGTCGCCAAAATCTACTCCATCAATGTCACCAACGTCATGGACGGGGTGGCCTCCTACTGCCGTCCCTGTGCCCTAGAAGCTTCTGACATGGGCTCCTCCTGCACCTCTTGTCCTGCTGGCTTTTACATTGATCGGGATTCAGGAACCTGCCATTCCTGCCCCCCTAACACAATCTTGAAAGCCCACCAGCCTTACGGCATTCAGGCCTGCATACCCTGTGGTCCAGGGACCAAGAGCAACAAG ATCCACTCTCTGTGCTACAATGACTGCACCTTCTCAATCGGCACCCCCACCAGGGTTCTGGACTACAACTTCTTGGCTTTGGCAAACACCGTCTCTCTGGCCGGAGGGCCAAGCTTCACTTCCAAAGGGCTGAAATATTTCCATCACTTTACCCTCAGTCTGTGTGGAAACCAG GGTAAGAAAATGTCCGTGTGTGCAGACAATGTCACTGACCTCCGGATTCCTGAGGGTGAGTCGGGTTTCTCCAAATCCATCACAGCTTACGTCTGCCAGGCGGTCATCATCCCCCCAGAGGTGACAGGCTACAAGGCTGGAGTGTCCTCGCAGCCTGTCAGCCTCGCCGACCGACTTATTG GGGTGACAACAGATATGACTCTGGATGGAATCACCTCCCCAGCTGAACTTTTCCACCCGGAGTCCTTGGGAATACCGGACGTGATCTTCTTTTATAG GTCCAACGATGTGACCCAGTCCTGTAGTTTTGGGAGGTCAACCACCATCCGTGTCAGATGCAGTCCGCTGAAACCCGCCCCTGGAAGTCTGTCACTGCCAAG CACATGCTCCGATGGGACCTGTGATGGCTGTAACTTCCACTTCCTGTGGGAGAGCCTGGCTGCTTGTCCACTCTGTTCCCCTGCTGACTACCACGCTATCGTCAGCAGCTGCGTGGCTGGGATCCAG AAGACTACTTATGTGTGGCGAGAACCAAAGCTATGCGTGGGTGGCATCTCCCTGCCTGAACAGAGAGTCACCATCTGCAAAACGATCGATTTCTGGCTGAAAGTGGGCATCTCTGCAGGCACCTGTACTGCCATCCTGCTCACCGTCTTGACCTGTTACTTTTGGAAAAAGAATCAAAA ACTGGAGTACAAGTACTCTAAGCTGGTGATGAACGCTACGCTCAAGGACTGTGACCTGCCAGCAGCCGACAGCTGTGCCATCATGGAAGGCGAGGATGTGGAGGATGACCTCATCTTTACCAGCAAGAAGTCACTCTTTGGGAAGATCAAATCATTTACCTCCAAG TTGATGGACTGTTTGGGCCTTTTAACTTCCAGAAGGAGTATTGAACCATCCACGTT AGGACTCCTGATGGATTTGACTCCGTGCCACTGA
- the ELAPOR1 gene encoding endosome/lysosome-associated apoptosis and autophagy regulator 1 isoform X4 → MAEPRRSLHPSAGGTGRTERRTLRLLRLLLWVGTAVQVTRGAGPELHACKESEYHYEYTACDSTGSRWRVAVPHTPGLCTSLPDPVKGTECSFSCRAGEFLDMKDQSCKPCAEGRYSLGTGIRFDEWDELPHGFASLSTNMEIEDSTTESMENCTASKWVPLGDYISSNTDECTATLMYAVNLKQSGTVNFEYYYPDSSIIFEFFVQNDQCQPNVDDSRWMKTTEKGWEFHSVELNRGNNVLYWRTTAFSVGSKVSKPVLVRNIAITGVAYTSECFPCKPGTYADKQGSSFCELCPANSYSNKGETSCHPCDPDKYSEKGSSSCKVRPACTDKDYFYTHTACDANGETQLMYKWAQPKICGEDLEGAVKLPASGVKTRCPPCNPGFFKTNNSTCEPCPYGSYSNGSDCSHCPAGTEPAVGFEYKWWNTLPSNMETTVLSGINFEYKGMTGWEVAGDHIYTAVGASDNDFMILTLVVPGFRPPQSVMADTENKEVARITFVFETICSVNCELYFMVGVNSRTNTPVETWKGSKGKQSYTYIIEENATMSFTWAFQRTTFHETGRKYTNDVAKIYSINVTNVMDGVASYCRPCALEASDMGSSCTSCPAGFYIDRDSGTCHSCPPNTILKAHQPYGIQACIPCGPGTKSNKIHSLCYNDCTFSIGTPTRVLDYNFLALANTVSLAGGPSFTSKGLKYFHHFTLSLCGNQGKKMSVCADNVTDLRIPEGESGFSKSITAYVCQAVIIPPEVTGYKAGVSSQPVSLADRLIGVTTDMTLDGITSPAELFHPESLGIPDVIFFYRSNDVTQSCSFGRSTTIRVRCSPLKPAPGSLSLPSTCSDGTCDGCNFHFLWESLAACPLCSPADYHAIVSSCVAGIQKTTYVWREPKLCVGGISLPEQRVTICKTIDFWLKVGISAGTCTAILLTVLTCYFWKKNQKLEYKYSKLVMNATLKDCDLPAADSCAIMEGEDVEDDLIFTSKKSLFGKIKSFTSKRTPDGFDSVPLKTSSGGPDMDL, encoded by the exons CCTTCTCCTGCAGAGCTGGGGAGTTTCTGGACATGAAGGACCAGTCCTGTAAGCCTTGCGCTGAGGGCCGCTACTCCCTCGGCACAGGCATCCGGTTTGACGAGTGGGATGAGCTGCCCCATGGCTTTGCCAGCCTCTCAACTAACATGGAGATTGAGGACAGCACCACTGAGTCCATGGAGAACTGCACTGC GTCCAAGTGGGTTCCCCTGGGTGACTACATCTCTTCCAACACGGACGAATGCACAGCCACGCTGATGTACGCTGTCAACCTGAAGCAGTCTGGCACTGTCAACTTCGAATACTATTAcccagactccagcatcatctttgAGTTTTTT GTTCAGAATGACCAGTGCCAGCCTAATGTAGATGACTCCAGGTGGATGAAAACCACAGAGAAAGGATGGGAATTCCACAGT GTCGAGCTAAACCGAGGCAATAATGTCCTCTATTGGAGAACCACAGCCTTCTCAGTGGGGTCCAAAGTCTCCAAGCCTGTGCTGGTGAGAAACATCGCCATCACAG GGGTGGCCTACACTTCAGAATGCTTCCCCTGCAAACCTGGCACATATGCAGACAAGCAGGGCTCTTCTTTTTGCGAACTTTGCCCAGCCAACTCTTATTCAAACAAGGGAGAAACTTCTTGCCACCCGTGTGACCCTGACAAATACTCAG AAAAGGGATCCTCTTCCTGCAAAGTGCGCCCAGCCTGCACGGACAAAGATTACTTCTATACTCACACAGCTTGTGATGCCAACGGAGAG ACACAGCTCATGTACAAATGGGCCCAGCCGAAAATCTGTGGTGAGGATCTCGAGGGGGCTGTGAAGCTGCCTGCCTCTGGCGTGAAGACCCGCTGCCCACCCTGCAACCCAGGCTTTTTCAAAACCAACAACAGCACCTGCGAGCCCTGCCCTTATGGCTCTTACTCCAACGGCTCTG ATTGCAGCCACTGCCCAGCTGGGACTGAGCCGGCCGTGGGATTTGAATACAAATGGTGGAACACGCTGCCCTCAAACATGGAAACCACCGTTCTCAGTGGGATCAACTTTGAGTACAAGGGCATGACTG GCTGGGAGGTGGCTGGTGATCACATTTACACGGCTGTTGGAGCCTCAGACAATGACTTCATGATTCTCACTCTGGTTGTGCCAGGATTCAG ACCTCCACAGTCGGTGATGGCAGACACAGAGAATAAAGAGGTGGCCAGGATCACATTTGTCTTTGAGACCATCTGTTCTGTGAACTGTGAGCTCTACTTCATGGTG GGTGTGAATTCTAGGACCAACACTCCCGTGGAGACATGGAAAGGTTCCAAAGGCAAACAGTCCTACACCTATATCATCGAGGAGAATGCTACCATGAGCTTCACCTGGGCCTTCCAGAGGACCACTTTTCATGAGACA GGCAGGAAGTACACCAATGACGTCGCCAAAATCTACTCCATCAATGTCACCAACGTCATGGACGGGGTGGCCTCCTACTGCCGTCCCTGTGCCCTAGAAGCTTCTGACATGGGCTCCTCCTGCACCTCTTGTCCTGCTGGCTTTTACATTGATCGGGATTCAGGAACCTGCCATTCCTGCCCCCCTAACACAATCTTGAAAGCCCACCAGCCTTACGGCATTCAGGCCTGCATACCCTGTGGTCCAGGGACCAAGAGCAACAAG ATCCACTCTCTGTGCTACAATGACTGCACCTTCTCAATCGGCACCCCCACCAGGGTTCTGGACTACAACTTCTTGGCTTTGGCAAACACCGTCTCTCTGGCCGGAGGGCCAAGCTTCACTTCCAAAGGGCTGAAATATTTCCATCACTTTACCCTCAGTCTGTGTGGAAACCAG GGTAAGAAAATGTCCGTGTGTGCAGACAATGTCACTGACCTCCGGATTCCTGAGGGTGAGTCGGGTTTCTCCAAATCCATCACAGCTTACGTCTGCCAGGCGGTCATCATCCCCCCAGAGGTGACAGGCTACAAGGCTGGAGTGTCCTCGCAGCCTGTCAGCCTCGCCGACCGACTTATTG GGGTGACAACAGATATGACTCTGGATGGAATCACCTCCCCAGCTGAACTTTTCCACCCGGAGTCCTTGGGAATACCGGACGTGATCTTCTTTTATAG GTCCAACGATGTGACCCAGTCCTGTAGTTTTGGGAGGTCAACCACCATCCGTGTCAGATGCAGTCCGCTGAAACCCGCCCCTGGAAGTCTGTCACTGCCAAG CACATGCTCCGATGGGACCTGTGATGGCTGTAACTTCCACTTCCTGTGGGAGAGCCTGGCTGCTTGTCCACTCTGTTCCCCTGCTGACTACCACGCTATCGTCAGCAGCTGCGTGGCTGGGATCCAG AAGACTACTTATGTGTGGCGAGAACCAAAGCTATGCGTGGGTGGCATCTCCCTGCCTGAACAGAGAGTCACCATCTGCAAAACGATCGATTTCTGGCTGAAAGTGGGCATCTCTGCAGGCACCTGTACTGCCATCCTGCTCACCGTCTTGACCTGTTACTTTTGGAAAAAGAATCAAAA ACTGGAGTACAAGTACTCTAAGCTGGTGATGAACGCTACGCTCAAGGACTGTGACCTGCCAGCAGCCGACAGCTGTGCCATCATGGAAGGCGAGGATGTGGAGGATGACCTCATCTTTACCAGCAAGAAGTCACTCTTTGGGAAGATCAAATCATTTACCTCCAAG AGGACTCCTGATGGATTTGACTCCGTGCCACTGAAGACATCCTCAGGAGGCCCAGACATGGACCTGTGA
- the ELAPOR1 gene encoding endosome/lysosome-associated apoptosis and autophagy regulator 1 isoform X5 translates to MAEPRRSLHPSAGGTGRTERRTLRLLRLLLWVGTAVQVTRGAGPELHACKESEYHYEYTACDSTGSRWRVAVPHTPGLCTSLPDPVKGTECSFSCRAGEFLDMKDQSCKPCAEGRYSLGTGIRFDEWDELPHGFASLSTNMEIEDSTTESMENCTASKWVPLGDYISSNTDECTATLMYAVNLKQSGTVNFEYYYPDSSIIFEFFVQNDQCQPNVDDSRWMKTTEKGWEFHSVELNRGNNVLYWRTTAFSVGSKVSKPVLVRNIAITGVAYTSECFPCKPGTYADKQGSSFCELCPANSYSNKGETSCHPCDPDKYSEKGSSSCKVRPACTDKDYFYTHTACDANGETQLMYKWAQPKICGEDLEGAVKLPASGVKTRCPPCNPGFFKTNNSTCEPCPYGSYSNGSDCSHCPAGTEPAVGFEYKWWNTLPSNMETTVLSGINFEYKGMTGWEVAGDHIYTAVGASDNDFMILTLVVPGFRPPQSVMADTENKEVARITFVFETICSVNCELYFMVGVNSRTNTPVETWKGSKGKQSYTYIIEENATMSFTWAFQRTTFHETGRKYTNDVAKIYSINVTNVMDGVASYCRPCALEASDMGSSCTSCPAGFYIDRDSGTCHSCPPNTILKAHQPYGIQACIPCGPGTKSNKIHSLCYNDCTFSIGTPTRVLDYNFLALANTVSLAGGPSFTSKGLKYFHHFTLSLCGNQGKKMSVCADNVTDLRIPEGESGFSKSITAYVCQAVIIPPEVTGYKAGVSSQPVSLADRLIGVTTDMTLDGITSPAELFHPESLGIPDVIFFYRSNDVTQSCSFGRSTTIRVRCSPLKPAPGSLSLPSTCSDGTCDGCNFHFLWESLAACPLCSPADYHAIVSSCVAGIQKTTYVWREPKLCVGGISLPEQRVTICKTIDFWLKVGISAGTCTAILLTVLTCYFWKKNQKLEYKYSKLVMNATLKDCDLPAADSCAIMEGEDVEDDLIFTSKKSLFGKIKSFTSKQPAPVTISLSEDS, encoded by the exons CCTTCTCCTGCAGAGCTGGGGAGTTTCTGGACATGAAGGACCAGTCCTGTAAGCCTTGCGCTGAGGGCCGCTACTCCCTCGGCACAGGCATCCGGTTTGACGAGTGGGATGAGCTGCCCCATGGCTTTGCCAGCCTCTCAACTAACATGGAGATTGAGGACAGCACCACTGAGTCCATGGAGAACTGCACTGC GTCCAAGTGGGTTCCCCTGGGTGACTACATCTCTTCCAACACGGACGAATGCACAGCCACGCTGATGTACGCTGTCAACCTGAAGCAGTCTGGCACTGTCAACTTCGAATACTATTAcccagactccagcatcatctttgAGTTTTTT GTTCAGAATGACCAGTGCCAGCCTAATGTAGATGACTCCAGGTGGATGAAAACCACAGAGAAAGGATGGGAATTCCACAGT GTCGAGCTAAACCGAGGCAATAATGTCCTCTATTGGAGAACCACAGCCTTCTCAGTGGGGTCCAAAGTCTCCAAGCCTGTGCTGGTGAGAAACATCGCCATCACAG GGGTGGCCTACACTTCAGAATGCTTCCCCTGCAAACCTGGCACATATGCAGACAAGCAGGGCTCTTCTTTTTGCGAACTTTGCCCAGCCAACTCTTATTCAAACAAGGGAGAAACTTCTTGCCACCCGTGTGACCCTGACAAATACTCAG AAAAGGGATCCTCTTCCTGCAAAGTGCGCCCAGCCTGCACGGACAAAGATTACTTCTATACTCACACAGCTTGTGATGCCAACGGAGAG ACACAGCTCATGTACAAATGGGCCCAGCCGAAAATCTGTGGTGAGGATCTCGAGGGGGCTGTGAAGCTGCCTGCCTCTGGCGTGAAGACCCGCTGCCCACCCTGCAACCCAGGCTTTTTCAAAACCAACAACAGCACCTGCGAGCCCTGCCCTTATGGCTCTTACTCCAACGGCTCTG ATTGCAGCCACTGCCCAGCTGGGACTGAGCCGGCCGTGGGATTTGAATACAAATGGTGGAACACGCTGCCCTCAAACATGGAAACCACCGTTCTCAGTGGGATCAACTTTGAGTACAAGGGCATGACTG GCTGGGAGGTGGCTGGTGATCACATTTACACGGCTGTTGGAGCCTCAGACAATGACTTCATGATTCTCACTCTGGTTGTGCCAGGATTCAG ACCTCCACAGTCGGTGATGGCAGACACAGAGAATAAAGAGGTGGCCAGGATCACATTTGTCTTTGAGACCATCTGTTCTGTGAACTGTGAGCTCTACTTCATGGTG GGTGTGAATTCTAGGACCAACACTCCCGTGGAGACATGGAAAGGTTCCAAAGGCAAACAGTCCTACACCTATATCATCGAGGAGAATGCTACCATGAGCTTCACCTGGGCCTTCCAGAGGACCACTTTTCATGAGACA GGCAGGAAGTACACCAATGACGTCGCCAAAATCTACTCCATCAATGTCACCAACGTCATGGACGGGGTGGCCTCCTACTGCCGTCCCTGTGCCCTAGAAGCTTCTGACATGGGCTCCTCCTGCACCTCTTGTCCTGCTGGCTTTTACATTGATCGGGATTCAGGAACCTGCCATTCCTGCCCCCCTAACACAATCTTGAAAGCCCACCAGCCTTACGGCATTCAGGCCTGCATACCCTGTGGTCCAGGGACCAAGAGCAACAAG ATCCACTCTCTGTGCTACAATGACTGCACCTTCTCAATCGGCACCCCCACCAGGGTTCTGGACTACAACTTCTTGGCTTTGGCAAACACCGTCTCTCTGGCCGGAGGGCCAAGCTTCACTTCCAAAGGGCTGAAATATTTCCATCACTTTACCCTCAGTCTGTGTGGAAACCAG GGTAAGAAAATGTCCGTGTGTGCAGACAATGTCACTGACCTCCGGATTCCTGAGGGTGAGTCGGGTTTCTCCAAATCCATCACAGCTTACGTCTGCCAGGCGGTCATCATCCCCCCAGAGGTGACAGGCTACAAGGCTGGAGTGTCCTCGCAGCCTGTCAGCCTCGCCGACCGACTTATTG GGGTGACAACAGATATGACTCTGGATGGAATCACCTCCCCAGCTGAACTTTTCCACCCGGAGTCCTTGGGAATACCGGACGTGATCTTCTTTTATAG GTCCAACGATGTGACCCAGTCCTGTAGTTTTGGGAGGTCAACCACCATCCGTGTCAGATGCAGTCCGCTGAAACCCGCCCCTGGAAGTCTGTCACTGCCAAG CACATGCTCCGATGGGACCTGTGATGGCTGTAACTTCCACTTCCTGTGGGAGAGCCTGGCTGCTTGTCCACTCTGTTCCCCTGCTGACTACCACGCTATCGTCAGCAGCTGCGTGGCTGGGATCCAG AAGACTACTTATGTGTGGCGAGAACCAAAGCTATGCGTGGGTGGCATCTCCCTGCCTGAACAGAGAGTCACCATCTGCAAAACGATCGATTTCTGGCTGAAAGTGGGCATCTCTGCAGGCACCTGTACTGCCATCCTGCTCACCGTCTTGACCTGTTACTTTTGGAAAAAGAATCAAAA ACTGGAGTACAAGTACTCTAAGCTGGTGATGAACGCTACGCTCAAGGACTGTGACCTGCCAGCAGCCGACAGCTGTGCCATCATGGAAGGCGAGGATGTGGAGGATGACCTCATCTTTACCAGCAAGAAGTCACTCTTTGGGAAGATCAAATCATTTACCTCCAAG CAGCCAGCTCCTGTCACCATCTCTCTTTCAGAGGACTCCTGA